A DNA window from Dama dama isolate Ldn47 chromosome 19, ASM3311817v1, whole genome shotgun sequence contains the following coding sequences:
- the LOC133073811 gene encoding N-alpha-acetyltransferase 30-like, producing MWACGRTLPGGPRATATKGAGIHSGESPPHCLPSNARTALPSPAEAAAASDPAAARNGLAEGTEQEEEEEDEQVRLLASSLTAGCSLRSPSGREVEPGEDRTIRYVRYESELQMPDIMRLITKDLSEPYSIYTYRYFIHNWPQLCFLAMVGEECVGAIVCKLDMHKKMFRRGYIAVLAVDSKYRRNGIGTNLVKKAIYAMVEGDCDEVVLETEITNKSALKLYENLGFVRDKRLFRYYLNGVVALRLKLWLR from the coding sequence gGGGCCCCAGAGCGACTGCAACAAAAGGAGCCGGGATACACTCGGGCGAGAGCCCCCCTCACTGCCTCCCCAGTAATGCAAGAACTGCGCTCCCCAGCCCGGCAGAGGCAGCGGCGGCGAGCGATCCCGCGGCGGCCCGCAATGGACTGGCGGAGGGCacggagcaggaggaggaggaggaagacgagCAGGTGCGGCTGCTGGCTTCATCCCTGACCGCAGGCTGCAGTTTAAGGAGCCCCTCAGGCCGGGAGGTTGAGCCGGGGGAGGATCGGACGATACGTTACGTCCGATATGAATCCGAGCTACAAATGCCCGATATCATGAGACTGATCACCAAAGATCTGTCTGAACCCTACTCCATATATACCTATAGATATTTTATCCACAACTGGCCACAGCTGTGCTTCTTGGCCATGGTAGGGGAGGAGTGTGTAGGTGCCATCGTTTGCAAGTTGGATATGCACAAAAAGATGTTCCGCAGAGGTTATATAGCCGTGTTAGCCGTGGATTCCAAATACAGGAGAAATGGCATTGGTACTAACTTGGTTAAGAAAGCTATATATGCTATGGTTGAAGGAGACTGTGATGAGGTTGTTTTGGAAACAGAAATAACGAATAAGTCTGCTTTGAAACTTTATGAAAATCTTGGTTTTGTTCGAGATAAGAGGCTGTTCAGATACTATTTAAATGGAGTTGTTGCACTGCGACTTAAATTGTGGCTGCGTTGA